Proteins from a genomic interval of Lysobacter arenosi:
- a CDS encoding lytic transglycosylase domain-containing protein translates to MVPRPFTIVLAASIAAVAATACAQSTAAAPPVQLPALPKATVDPQLPRVRAALEAAELGRFDAGQYADIARHPLYGWVEFADLRRDIDNLSAGQAQSFLSRYRGQAVAESFRESWLTATARRQDWASFLAAWSPQIKSTALRCGELSARLAQGRADAQWTSDAQAIWRSTGKSLPEQCDAPMAALSTQGGLTPELRWERIDLAAAEWQPGVMRAAARGLPADQLALANDYAAFLDAPHERALTWPRTARSRAIASQGLAKFGKASPASAEAILPRYADALGLSDEERGRALYQIALWSVASYEPDSARRLNAVPAVAYDDRLHEWRVREAMSRSDWSAALAAINKMGAKQRADTRWMYFEARLNERAGSKSTADSLYREAAKKPDFHGFLAADKLALPYALCPWLPNDSASAQAAIAGDPAIVRAMGLFKIDRVGWAVREWDDALSRFNDDQRRIAVEVAQGNGWFDRAVFSLGKNAQGKAIPDELRLYGLRFPLHHEATIRREAASNRIDPAWVAAEIRAESVFYTRARSSANAMGLMQILPGTGSGVAARIGQPWGGAESLYDPDTNIILGTAYLRELLDKYGGQPYQVIAGYNAGPSPLSRWQSQRPGMDPDFWIETISYKETRDYVARVLAFSVLYDWRLNGDAVRVSDRMRGRVDGKRTQFVCPQPAAPAASPAAPAPTNAPAQPRRPSQR, encoded by the coding sequence ATGGTCCCCCGCCCGTTCACAATCGTACTCGCTGCGTCCATTGCAGCGGTTGCCGCAACTGCCTGTGCACAAAGCACGGCGGCGGCACCGCCAGTGCAATTGCCCGCTTTGCCCAAGGCCACCGTCGATCCGCAACTGCCGCGCGTGCGCGCCGCGCTGGAGGCGGCCGAACTGGGCCGCTTCGATGCGGGGCAATACGCCGACATCGCGCGTCACCCGCTCTACGGCTGGGTCGAGTTCGCCGACCTGCGCCGCGACATCGACAACCTCAGCGCCGGCCAGGCGCAATCGTTCCTGTCGCGTTACCGCGGCCAGGCCGTCGCCGAATCGTTCCGCGAGAGCTGGCTCACCGCGACCGCGCGCCGCCAGGACTGGGCATCGTTCCTTGCCGCGTGGAGTCCGCAGATCAAGAGCACCGCACTGCGCTGCGGTGAACTCAGCGCGCGCCTCGCACAGGGCCGCGCCGATGCGCAATGGACCAGTGACGCGCAGGCGATCTGGCGCAGCACCGGCAAGTCGCTGCCGGAGCAATGCGATGCGCCGATGGCGGCACTGTCGACGCAGGGCGGTCTGACGCCGGAGCTTCGCTGGGAACGCATCGACCTGGCCGCCGCCGAATGGCAGCCGGGCGTGATGCGCGCCGCTGCGCGCGGCCTGCCCGCCGACCAGCTGGCCCTGGCCAACGACTACGCCGCCTTCCTCGATGCACCGCACGAGCGTGCGCTGACCTGGCCCAGGACCGCACGCAGTCGCGCCATCGCCTCGCAGGGACTGGCGAAGTTCGGCAAGGCGTCGCCGGCATCGGCCGAAGCCATCCTGCCGCGCTATGCCGATGCGCTCGGCCTGAGCGACGAAGAGCGCGGTCGCGCGCTGTACCAGATCGCGCTGTGGTCGGTGGCGTCCTACGAACCCGATTCGGCGCGGCGACTCAACGCCGTGCCCGCGGTCGCTTACGACGATCGCCTGCATGAGTGGCGCGTGCGCGAGGCGATGTCGCGCTCGGACTGGTCGGCTGCGCTGGCCGCGATCAACAAGATGGGCGCCAAGCAGCGCGCCGATACGCGCTGGATGTATTTCGAGGCACGACTGAACGAGCGCGCCGGCAGCAAGTCCACCGCCGACAGCCTGTACCGCGAGGCAGCGAAGAAGCCCGACTTCCACGGCTTCCTGGCCGCCGACAAGCTCGCGCTGCCCTATGCGCTGTGCCCGTGGCTGCCCAATGACAGCGCCTCGGCACAGGCGGCGATCGCAGGCGATCCGGCGATCGTGCGGGCGATGGGGCTGTTCAAGATCGACCGCGTCGGCTGGGCCGTGCGCGAGTGGGACGATGCACTGTCGCGTTTCAACGACGATCAGCGTCGCATCGCCGTGGAAGTCGCGCAGGGCAACGGCTGGTTCGACCGCGCCGTGTTCTCACTGGGCAAGAACGCGCAGGGCAAGGCAATTCCTGACGAGCTGCGCCTGTACGGCCTTCGCTTCCCGCTGCACCACGAGGCCACTATCCGGCGCGAGGCGGCGAGCAATCGCATCGATCCGGCCTGGGTCGCCGCCGAGATCCGCGCCGAGAGCGTGTTCTACACGCGCGCGCGCTCCAGTGCGAACGCGATGGGGCTGATGCAGATCCTGCCCGGCACCGGTTCCGGCGTCGCCGCTCGCATCGGCCAGCCCTGGGGCGGCGCGGAAAGCCTCTACGACCCGGACACCAACATCATCCTCGGCACCGCCTACCTGCGCGAACTGCTCGACAAGTACGGCGGCCAGCCCTACCAGGTGATTGCCGGCTACAACGCCGGGCCGTCGCCGCTGTCGCGCTGGCAATCGCAGCGGCCGGGCATGGACCCGGACTTCTGGATCGAGACGATCAGCTACAAGGAAACCCGCGACTACGTGGCACGCGTGCTCGCCTTCAGCGTCCTCTACGACTGGCGTCTCAACGGCGACGCGGTCAGGGTCAGCGACCGCATGCGCGGCCGCGTCGACGGCAAGCGCACGCAGTTCGTCTGTCCGCAGCCGGCAGCGCCGGCCGCATCGCCGGCCGCACCGGCGCCGACGAATGCCCCTGCCCAACCACGGCGCCCATCACAGCGGTGA
- a CDS encoding TonB-dependent receptor, translating into MKALRRQSLTRAIQLSLLLSLPGIAAAQDAAAPAQPGSATTLDTVTVTGSRIKQTNVVTAQPVYVLDRSKIEATGLQSVGDLLQQLSSSGKALNAKFNSSGNFGYPPDGGGIGAGSAQVDLRNLGSQRTLVLVDGVRWVNESSASGVSGSADLNTIPLAIVERIEVLEDGASAIYGSDAIAGVVNIITRRKFDGAEVHAYYGEYEDGGETTEASLTIGGSGERWSGIFTASYFEQQEISSGSWEQSRFPTPGTGVRGGSSGIPQGRFFFCDPTRPTTGVGGCDADTENWYDVTLNNGTTTPVFDPTNPNGGTYNQFDLSDRFNFAPYNFLLTPSKRKSIFASATYDLSDDVRLHVKGLYNNRTSTNQAAPEPIFVGPGAGTGGIADTISIHQDNPFNPFGYTLDANSNLLVVTRRPVEVGPRIFHQDVDTTYFNIGLDGTFGIGDRTLGWDANYAHSENKATQEFLNGYNVAKMKLALGDPAICALVAGCTPLDLFGGQGRPMTQDQIDYIRTRQIDSSKQVLDLFQGNITGDLFDIGDRTAGFAAGVEHRRYRGDFNPDPLRQTGESQDSFAAPVSASYEVDEIYTEFSFPVLASLDLSAAIRYSDYSTFGNETTGKVGFRWQPIEDVVVRGTYSTGFRAPNLGELFGLTQFGATLVDPCGSTGRPGPASPDLAAGCAAQGAPPNFVQANTQITTFTGGNPDLQPETSDSWTFGVVYAPSWGTDQAWSDRLDFEVGYYNIEIEDAIQARDLQALLETCLREGGVNSINCTPFTRGAGGNLNPPNNFLDNLGSIKTDGVDIKANWAGPEWSWGRLNASLQSTYVNDYEAVDVDGNRSQREVGIEVDDSAIPEWQTNVQLGWTRGDFNAGWTVRYISSVKEDCDNVPVAGAPGCLGDTEFNELGSTTFNDAQFNWSNAFTEGLKLTVGVNNIFGKEPPVCLTCSLNGYDAGTYDLPGAFWYVSADYRF; encoded by the coding sequence ATGAAAGCACTACGCCGGCAGTCCCTCACCAGAGCCATACAACTTTCACTGCTGCTCAGCCTGCCTGGTATCGCAGCCGCACAGGACGCAGCCGCGCCCGCGCAGCCCGGATCAGCCACGACCCTCGACACGGTTACCGTCACCGGCAGCCGCATCAAGCAGACCAACGTAGTCACCGCGCAGCCGGTGTACGTGCTCGACCGCAGCAAGATCGAGGCCACCGGCCTGCAGAGCGTGGGCGACCTGCTGCAGCAGCTCAGCTCGAGCGGCAAGGCGCTCAACGCCAAGTTCAATTCCTCCGGCAACTTCGGCTATCCGCCCGACGGCGGCGGCATCGGTGCCGGTTCGGCCCAGGTCGACCTGCGCAACCTGGGTTCGCAGCGCACCCTGGTGCTGGTCGACGGCGTGCGGTGGGTCAACGAGTCGTCCGCGTCGGGTGTGAGCGGCAGCGCCGACCTCAACACCATTCCGCTGGCGATCGTCGAACGCATCGAAGTGCTGGAAGACGGCGCCTCGGCGATCTACGGTTCAGACGCCATCGCCGGCGTGGTCAACATCATCACCCGGCGCAAGTTTGACGGCGCCGAAGTGCACGCCTACTACGGCGAGTACGAAGACGGCGGCGAGACCACCGAAGCCAGCCTGACCATCGGCGGCAGCGGCGAGCGCTGGTCGGGCATCTTCACCGCCAGCTACTTCGAGCAGCAGGAGATCAGCTCGGGCAGTTGGGAGCAGTCGCGGTTCCCGACGCCGGGCACCGGCGTGCGCGGCGGTAGCTCCGGCATTCCGCAGGGTCGCTTCTTCTTCTGCGACCCGACCCGACCGACCACCGGCGTGGGCGGCTGCGATGCCGACACCGAGAACTGGTACGACGTGACCTTGAACAACGGCACCACCACGCCGGTGTTCGATCCCACCAACCCCAACGGCGGCACCTACAACCAGTTCGACCTGTCGGACCGGTTCAACTTCGCGCCGTACAACTTCCTGCTCACGCCGAGCAAGCGCAAGTCGATCTTCGCCAGCGCCACCTATGACCTGAGCGATGACGTCCGCCTGCACGTGAAGGGCCTGTACAACAACCGCACCTCCACCAACCAGGCCGCACCCGAGCCGATCTTCGTCGGCCCCGGCGCCGGCACCGGCGGCATCGCCGACACGATCAGCATCCACCAGGACAACCCGTTCAATCCGTTCGGCTACACGCTCGACGCGAACTCGAACCTGCTGGTGGTGACGCGTCGCCCGGTTGAAGTCGGCCCGCGCATCTTCCACCAGGATGTCGACACGACGTACTTCAACATCGGCCTCGACGGCACCTTCGGCATCGGCGACCGCACGCTGGGCTGGGATGCCAACTACGCCCACTCCGAGAACAAGGCCACGCAGGAATTCCTCAACGGCTACAACGTGGCCAAGATGAAGCTCGCACTGGGTGATCCGGCGATCTGCGCACTGGTCGCAGGCTGCACGCCGCTCGACCTGTTCGGCGGCCAGGGCCGGCCGATGACGCAGGACCAGATCGACTACATCCGCACGCGCCAGATCGATTCGAGCAAGCAGGTGCTGGACCTGTTCCAGGGCAACATCACCGGCGACCTGTTCGACATCGGCGACCGCACTGCCGGCTTTGCCGCGGGCGTGGAGCACCGCCGTTATCGCGGCGACTTCAATCCCGACCCGCTGCGCCAGACCGGCGAATCGCAGGACTCGTTCGCAGCACCGGTGTCGGCTTCGTACGAAGTGGACGAGATCTACACCGAGTTCAGCTTCCCGGTGCTGGCGTCGCTGGATCTCAGTGCCGCGATCCGCTACTCCGACTACTCGACCTTCGGCAACGAAACCACCGGCAAGGTCGGTTTCCGCTGGCAGCCGATCGAGGACGTCGTCGTGCGCGGCACCTACTCCACCGGCTTCCGCGCTCCGAACCTCGGTGAGCTGTTCGGCCTCACCCAGTTCGGCGCAACGCTGGTGGATCCCTGCGGCTCGACCGGTCGTCCGGGCCCGGCGTCGCCTGACCTGGCGGCAGGTTGCGCGGCACAGGGTGCGCCGCCGAACTTCGTCCAGGCCAACACGCAGATCACCACCTTCACCGGTGGCAACCCCGATCTGCAGCCGGAGACGTCCGACAGCTGGACCTTCGGCGTGGTCTACGCGCCGAGCTGGGGTACCGACCAGGCGTGGTCGGACCGCCTCGACTTCGAAGTGGGCTACTACAACATCGAGATCGAGGATGCGATCCAGGCCCGCGACCTGCAGGCGTTGCTGGAGACCTGCCTGCGCGAGGGCGGCGTCAATTCGATCAACTGCACGCCATTCACGCGCGGCGCCGGCGGCAACCTCAACCCGCCCAACAACTTCCTCGACAACCTGGGTTCGATCAAGACCGACGGCGTCGACATCAAGGCCAACTGGGCCGGTCCGGAGTGGAGCTGGGGCCGCCTGAATGCATCGCTGCAGTCGACCTACGTCAACGACTACGAGGCCGTCGACGTCGACGGCAACCGTTCGCAGCGCGAGGTCGGCATCGAAGTCGACGACAGCGCCATCCCGGAATGGCAGACCAACGTGCAGCTGGGTTGGACGCGCGGTGATTTCAACGCCGGTTGGACCGTGCGCTACATCTCGTCGGTGAAGGAGGACTGCGACAACGTGCCTGTCGCCGGTGCGCCGGGTTGCCTGGGCGACACGGAGTTCAACGAGCTCGGTTCGACCACGTTCAACGATGCGCAGTTCAACTGGTCAAACGCGTTCACCGAAGGGCTGAAGCTGACGGTCGGCGTGAACAACATCTTCGGCAAGGAGCCGCCGGTGTGCCTGACTTGCTCGCTTAACGGCTACGACGCCGGTACGTATGACCTGCCGGGTGCGTTCTGGTACGTGAGCGCGGACTATCGCTTCTGA
- a CDS encoding sulfite exporter TauE/SafE family protein: protein MITALLIFLALGCIAGILAGLLGVGGGLVLVAALAWLLPGMGIPKEAAMHAALASSLASIVLTAAASARAHASRGSVLWPTVAWMVPGLLLGGWLGSGLAVRVDDSVLRWIVAGYCFLAAAQLTFGRSRGTGDANLPAPTGVAMSAAGLGIGAVSAVVGIGGGSMTVPLLVWRGIAPVRAIGTSSACGVAIGLASAVGYALHAPAGALPEHAIGYVYLPAAIGVAAASVLSAPYGMRLAHRLSGDTLKRVFAGFLALVGTSLVFGG from the coding sequence ATGATCACCGCACTGCTCATCTTCCTCGCGCTCGGCTGCATCGCCGGCATTCTCGCCGGCCTTCTCGGTGTGGGCGGTGGCCTGGTGCTGGTGGCGGCGCTCGCATGGCTGCTACCGGGAATGGGCATTCCAAAAGAGGCGGCGATGCATGCCGCACTGGCCAGCTCGCTTGCCAGCATTGTCCTGACCGCGGCGGCATCGGCGCGCGCGCATGCATCGCGCGGCAGCGTGCTGTGGCCGACGGTGGCGTGGATGGTGCCGGGGTTGCTGCTCGGTGGCTGGCTCGGCAGTGGCCTGGCCGTGCGCGTGGACGACAGCGTGCTGCGCTGGATCGTCGCCGGCTACTGCTTCCTTGCCGCGGCGCAGCTCACCTTCGGTCGCAGCCGCGGCACGGGCGATGCCAACCTGCCCGCGCCGACCGGCGTGGCGATGTCGGCGGCCGGGCTCGGCATCGGCGCGGTATCGGCCGTGGTCGGCATCGGCGGCGGCAGCATGACCGTGCCGCTGCTGGTCTGGCGCGGCATCGCGCCGGTGCGCGCCATCGGCACCTCCTCGGCCTGCGGCGTCGCCATCGGCCTCGCCAGCGCGGTCGGCTATGCGCTGCACGCGCCGGCTGGCGCCCTGCCCGAGCATGCAATCGGCTACGTCTACCTGCCGGCGGCGATCGGCGTGGCGGCTGCGTCGGTGTTGTCGGCGCCGTATGGCATGCGCCTGGCGCATCGACTGTCCGGCGACACCCTCAAGCGGGTGTTTGCCGGCTTCCTCGCCCTGGTCGGCACCAGCCTGGTGTTCGGCGGCTGA